From the genome of Leptolyngbya iicbica LK, one region includes:
- a CDS encoding ABC transporter ATP-binding protein produces MYISFLQRGVLAAQSLSGQLRSQPLEFGAVSPGQPAIAARHISMEYATKSRCESVLKDINLTLEAGRVHLLMGPSGSGKTTLLSILGGILTPTAGEVDLLGCCITRLTPAQRSQFRLQNLGFVFQGFNLFPALTAAENIEVVLNLLAIDGDRAQARAIELLDLVGIAHKANSLPEDLSGGQKQRVAIARALAHQPKLILADEPTAALDRDSGATVIQLLQQLAEQAGATVLIVTHDPRLQSAAHRVIDLEDGQLR; encoded by the coding sequence ATGTATATCTCTTTTCTCCAACGTGGTGTTTTGGCGGCTCAATCCCTCAGCGGGCAACTGCGATCGCAGCCGCTGGAGTTCGGGGCGGTGAGTCCTGGTCAACCCGCAATCGCCGCCCGGCATATCAGTATGGAGTACGCGACTAAATCTCGATGTGAAAGCGTACTCAAAGATATCAATCTGACCCTGGAAGCGGGGCGGGTGCATTTGCTGATGGGGCCTTCGGGGTCTGGCAAGACGACGCTGCTGTCAATCTTAGGCGGCATCCTAACGCCGACGGCGGGGGAAGTGGATTTGCTGGGCTGCTGCATCACGCGGCTCACGCCCGCCCAACGCAGCCAATTTCGCCTCCAAAATTTGGGCTTTGTGTTTCAGGGCTTTAATCTTTTCCCGGCCCTGACGGCGGCAGAAAATATTGAAGTGGTGCTGAACTTGTTAGCGATTGACGGAGATCGGGCGCAAGCTCGGGCCATCGAGCTGCTGGATTTAGTCGGGATTGCTCACAAGGCGAATTCTCTGCCGGAAGATTTGTCGGGTGGACAGAAGCAACGGGTGGCGATCGCTCGCGCCTTGGCCCATCAGCCCAAACTCATCCTGGCCGATGAACCGACTGCGGCCCTGGATCGCGATAGCGGTGCGACGGTCATTCAACTGTTGCAGCAACTGGCCGAACAGGCCGGGGCGACTGTCCTGATTGTGACCCACGATCCCCGGCTGCAGAGTGCCGCCCATCGAGTCATTGATCTCGAAGATGGCCAACTGCGATGA